Sequence from the Hamadaea flava genome:
CGCGACCGGGTGCGGCCAGATCAAGACCGGCGCTCCGGCCCGGTCCGACCGGGTCGCCAAGTACAACCAGCTCCTGCGCATCGAGGAGGAGCTGGACGACGCCGCGCGCTACGCGGGCGCGGCCGCCTTCCCGCGGTACAAGGGCTGACTCGCTGACGCTCCCGGGAGCGCAGGAGACCGCCGGAGAAGAGATCGATCCGGCTAAGGTGAACGCATGACGCAGCGCCGGACGCCGAGTGGGCAAGGACCCGCACGGCGCTCCGGCGCGCGGATCACCCGAAGCGGCCGATCGGCGGCCCGGCCGGCCACCGCGCGCCGTACGGTCTCGGCCGGAGCGGCCGCGCGGACGACCGCCAAGGGCCAGCGCCGGTTGACCGGGCGCGCCGTGATCCTGCTCGTCGTGCTGGTCGCGCTGGCTTTGGCGTACGTGTATCCGCTGCGCGTGTATTTCGGCCAGCAGGACGAGATCTCGGCGCTCCAGGCGGATCAGGCGCGGCAGCGGGCCCACATCGCCGAGCTGGAGCAGACCCGGCAGAAATGGGACGACCCGGAATACGTCCGGATCCAGGCGCGGCGGCGGCTGTTCTACGTCCGCCCCGGTGAGGTGCCGCTGGTCCCGATCTGGGCGCCGGAGTGGGCCGCCCGCGAGGCCGGGGTGCAGCCCGAACCCGCCGAGAACTCGGATCGGCCCTGGTACGAGACTCTGTGGGGGAGTGTCGGCGCCGCCGGCTCGAAGACCGAATAGCGTCAAGGACCGAGCGGTGCCGCTTGTCACCGTGCCGCCGGCTCGAAGACCGAATAGCGTCAAGGACCGAGCGGTGCCGCTTGTCACCGTGCCGCCGGCTCGAAGACCGAATAGCGTCAAGGACCGAGCGGTGCCGCTTGTCACCGTGCCGCCGGCTCGGAACAGAAGTGATGGGGGAGTAAATGGACCGGGACCTCGTCCCGCTTCCGGTACGCACGCCGGCCACCGCAGAGGATCTCGACGTCGTCGGCCGTCAGCTCGGCCGCCCGCCCCGGGGGACGCGCGCCGTCGCGCATCGCTGCCCGTGCGGCAATCCTGATGTCGTGGAGACCACCCCGCGGTTGGACGACGGGACGCCGTTCCCCACGCTGTACTACCTGACCTGTCCCCGGGCGGTCGCGGCGTGCAGTCGGCTGGAGTCCGAGGGCCTGATGAAGGATCAGCAGGCGCGGCTGGCCATCGATCCCGAGCTGGCGTCGGCGTACCTGCGGGCGCACGAGGACTATCTCGCCAAGCGTGAGGCGATCATGCACGTCGACGAGATCGCGGGGGTCTCCGCGGGCGGCATGCCCAGCCGCGTGAAGTGCCTCCACGTGCAGCTCGGGCACGCGCTGGCCGCCGGGCCCGGGGTGAACCCCATGGGCGACGAGGTGATCGAGACGATCGAACCGTGGTGGAGCGGCGGCCCCTGTGTCTGAGGCGATCGTCCGGCGGGCCCGGACTGGTGACGTGCGCGGCATCCGCCGCCTCGTCGACGTCTACTCCCCGCAGCGGCGGCTGCTCAGCAAGGCGACGGTAACGCTCTACGAGGACGTCCAGGAGTTCTGGGTCGCCGAGCTGGACGGCGAGGTCGTCGGGTGCGGGGCGATCCACGTGATGTGGGAGGACCTGGCCGAGGTGCGCACCGTCGCGGTCGACCCGACCGCGCGCGGGCGCAAGATCGGCCACGCCATCGTCAGCGCCCTCCTGGATCAGGCCCGGGAGTTGGGCGTACGCCGGCTCTTCGCGCTGACCTTCGAGACGGACTTCTTCCGCTCGTTCGGCTTCGTCGAGATCGACGGCGCACCCGTTCCACCCGCCGTCTACGAGCAGCTGCTCCGGTCGTACGACGAAGGTGTGGCCGAATTCCTCGCGCTGGAACGGGTCAAGCCCAACACCCTCGGCAACACCCGCATGCTGTTGCACCTGGAGCCCCGATGACCAGGGTCGCCGCCATCGACTGCGGCACGAACTCGATTCGGCTGCTCATCGCCGACTTCGACGGCGACCGGGCGACCGACGTCAGCCGCCGGATGGAGATCGTCCGGCTCGGCCAAGGTGTGGACGCCACCGGACGGCTTGCTCCCGAGGCGATCGAACGGACCCGGGCGGCGCTCTCGGCGTACAAGTCGGAAATCGACGAGGCCGGTGTCACCGCGGTCCGCATGGTCGCGACCAGCGCGACCCGGGATGCGGCGAACGCCGCCGATTTTCACGACATGGTGCTGGCGACGCTGGGCAGCGAGCCGGAAGTGGTCAGCGGCGAGGAGGAGGCGCGGCTGTCCTTCGCGGGCGCCGTGCGTGGCCTGGACGCCGAGCCGCCGTTCCTGGTGGTGGACATCGGCGGGGGCTCGACCGAGTTCGTGCTGGGCGACAACGCCGGAGTGAGCAGCGCGATCAGCGTCGACATCGGCTGTGTCCGGATGACCGAGCGGCACCTGCACAGCGACCCGCCGGAGCTGGACGAGCTGGCAGCGGCGACCGCCGACATCGGCAAGGCCGTCGACCACGCGTTGACCGTCGTCCCCGGTACGCAGGCCCGCACGCTGGTCGGGCTGGCCGGGTCGGTGACCACGGTGACCGCGATCGCGCTGGGGCTGACCAGCTACCAGTCGGAGCGGATCCATCGGGCGCGGGTGAGCAAGGAGGAGGTCGCCCTGGTCACCGCGGGGCTGGCCGAGATGACTCACGACCAGCGGGCGGGTATCGGCGTGATGCATCCGGGCCGGGTCGACGTCATCGTGGCGGGGGCGTTGATCCTCCGGACGATCATGGAAAAGACCGGTTTGTCCACCGTGCTCGCCTCTGAACACGACATCCTCGACGGGATCGCGTTGTCGCTCCTCCGGTAGCCGGTAGGGTGAGCGATCATGAGCGCGCTCACCCCGCTGCGCCACGCCCCCTTCCGGTACCTGTTGCTCGGCCGCACTAGCAGCATGCTCGGCAACTCGGTCGCCCCGATGGCGTTGGCCTTCGCCGTCCTCGACCTCACCGGGTCGGTCCGCGACCTCGGTTTCGTGGTCGCCGCCCGATCCCTGACGAACGTCGTCTTCATCCTGTTCGGCGGCGTCCTCGCCGACCGCCTGCCCCGGCGGCTGGTCATGATCGGGTCGAACACGCTGGCCGCGCTGACCCAGGGCGTGGTCGCGATCCTGCTGTTCACCCATTCGGCGACGTTCGGGCTGCTGATGGCCCTCGCCGCGCTGAACGGACTGGTCGCGGCGTTCTCCTTCCCGGCGATGTCGGCGATCGCCGGTCAGGTCGTCCCGGACGAGATCCGCCAGCAGTCCAACGCCCTCATCCGGCTGTCGGTCAACGTCGTCGGCATCGGCGGCGCGGCCGTCGGCGGCCTGCTCGTCGCGGCGTTCGGCTCCGGCTGGAGCATCGCCATCGACGCGGCGTCCTTCGCCCTGGCCGGGGTGTTCTTCGCCTTCATCCGGGTGCCGTCGGTCCGGGCCGCCTCGACCGGAGAGCGGGCCTCCACACTGCACGAGTTGCGGGTCGGCTGGCGTGAGTTCGTCGCCCGGCCCTGGCTGTGGGCGGTGGTCGCCGGATTCTGCGTCCTCAACATGATGCTGTCCGCCGGACTGTCGGTGCTCGGCCCGTCCGTCGCCGACGAGCACTTCGGGCGTACGGCGTGGGGGCTCATCGTCGCGGCCGAACTCGCCGGGCTCGCCCTCGGCGGGCTGATCGCCCTGCGCCTCAAGGTACGCCGCTTCCTGCTGGTCGGCGTGATCGCGATGGCTCCCGTCGTCCCGGTGCTGCTGGGCCTCGGCCTCACCCCGTACGCCCCGCTGCTGATCGGGCTGAACCTGCTGGCCGGGATCGGCATCGAGATCTTCGGGGTCTCCTGGGAGACGAGCATGCAACGGCACGTCCCGGCCGACTTGCTGGCCCGGGTCTACTCGTGGGACATGCTCGGCTCGATCGTGGCCGTGCCGATCGGGCAGGCCGTCGCGGGACCGGTCGCCGCCGCGGTCGGCACGCCGGCCGCGTTGGTCGGCGCGGGGGTGCTGAGCCTGGTCGCCGTGCTCGGGATGGTGCTCGTTCCCGCCGTGCGCAACCTCGACAACACGCCCGCACCGGCTGCGGAACCGTTGGTGGAACCAGCTTCGGTGTGACGCCGTCTGCGCTCACAGCGAGTCGCCGCACGTGACACGCCGTCAGCGCCGTCGAGCGGCGGAATTCGGCACGTGAGGACCGTGACTTTTACATCTGACGCCTTCCCCTGGGTGGGTAGAGCGTGGTTGGCTACGCCCAACACGTCCTGACCCTGGGCGAACGGCCAACGACGTCTGACCGACAGGAGGACCCATCCGTGGGCGAAAAGGTGAGCTTCGGTTCGGGCAGCGAGGGCTACCTCGCGCTGCCGGACGCCGGTGACGGTCCGGCGGTTCTGGTCATCCAGGAGTGGTGGGGACTGGTCTCGCACATCACCGGGTTGGCCGATCGGTTCGCCGAGGCCGGTTTCGTCGCGCTCGCCCCGGACTTCTACCACGGTGAGAACACGACCGAACCGGATGAGGCTCGCCGGCTCCTGATGCAGTTGGCGTTGCCGCAGGCGGCGGCCGACATCGCCGGGGCGGCGGCGTACTTGCGGGAGCTGCCGCAGGTCACGGGCGGGGTCGGCGTGGTGGGTTTCTGCGCCGGGGGCAGCCTGGCGCTGTGGTCGGCGACGGTCGCTCCGGAGCAGATCGCCGCGGTGACGGCGTTCTACCCGGGTGGGTACACGGAGAAGCTCGCCCCCCGATGGTCGGCGTACGCCGACAAGCCGGTGCTGATCCATTGCGCGGCGGAGGACGGCACGTCGGCCGCGCCGCACATTCAGGCCGCGGTCAAGGGCATCGAGGAGGCGGGCGGCACCGCGACGGTGTACGACTACCCCGGCACCGACCACGCCTTCTTCAACGACGACCGGCCTGAGCACTACCATCGGGAGGCCGCGACCCTGTCGTGGGCACGAACGCTGGACTTCTTCCGCAGCACCCTGTAGGACTCCAGCAAGAGACTTGCGGCCCCCGATTCTCCTTCCCCGGGGGCCGCTTTACGTACCCGGCACCCGGGCGTTCCAGGTATGCCCGGCCTTACGTGCGGGGCGGGGCCGCTTTACGTGCGTTGGGGGCACGGCCGCAGCGCACAGACGGCTAGGCTGTGCCGGTGACCGCCGCCGACTTAGCCGTATTGGACGAGCAGGTCACCCACTGCCGAGCCTGTCCTCGGCTGGTCGAGTGGCGCGAGAAGGTGGCGCGGGAGAAACGCGCGGCGTTCCGGGACCAGACCTATTGGGGTCGTCCCGTGCCCGGCTTCGGCCCGAGCGACGCCCGCATCCTGATCTTGGGGCTCGCGCCGGCCGCACACGGGGCGAACCGTACGGGCCGCATGTTCACCGGCGACCGGAGCGGTGAGGTCCTCTACGCGGCGCTCTACCGCGCCGGACTGGCGACCAAGCCGGTCAGCCTGAGCGCCGACGACGATCTGCGGCTCGTCAAGACTCGGATCACCGCGCCGGTGAAGTGCGCCCCGCCCGCGAACAAGCCCGAGACCTCCGAACGCGACAACTGCGCGCACTGGCTCCACCGCGAGATTCGCGATCTGCCCGAACTCCGGGTCGTGGTGACGCTCGGCGCGTTCGGCTGGGCGGCGTGGTGGCAGGCGCAGGAACCGGTCTACGGCGTACGGCCCCCGTCGCCTCGGCCACGGTTCGGCCACGGCGCGGTCCATCGCACGCCCGGACAGCCGGTCGTCCTCGGTTGCTACCACGTGTCGCAACAGAACACCTTTACCGGACGTCTCACACCCGCCATGCTGGACGACGTGTTCCGGCAGGCTCGGTCGCTCGCCGGAGAGGAGTCGCGGGGGTGAACGTGCTGCGCCGCTTCTGGCCGCTGACGGCGGCGGTGGCCCTGCTGGTGATCGCGGGGTTCGCCGCGGCCACCGGCTCCCTGCCGTTGCGTCCGGCGCCGTTGCAGGGCGAGCCCGTCAACGAGCCGCCGCCTACCTGGGACCCGCATCTCGCCTCCCAGGAACCGCCGCGGACGCCCGGCACCGCCGCGCAGCGCATCGAGGTCTCCCCGGCGCTGATCCTCGCGGTCCAGGCCATCTGCCTGCTTCTGGTGGTCGCGATAGTCGTCCTGCTCGTGGTGCTCATGATCCGCGGGGTGGCTCAGCGCCGCGTCGGCTTCGACGCCCCAGGGGTACGCCCGACGCAGCGACAGACGACCGAGGAGTTGCTGGCCGCGGTGGACCAGGGACTCGTCGAGCTGGACGACGACGGGGATCCCCGGCGGGCGGTCATCGCCTGCTGGGTCCGCCTGGAACGGGCGGCCGAGGCGGCGGGCGTACCGCGCAAGCCGGGCGACACCTCGACGGACCTCGTGGTGCGGCTGC
This genomic interval carries:
- a CDS encoding amino-acid N-acetyltransferase, with product MSEAIVRRARTGDVRGIRRLVDVYSPQRRLLSKATVTLYEDVQEFWVAELDGEVVGCGAIHVMWEDLAEVRTVAVDPTARGRKIGHAIVSALLDQARELGVRRLFALTFETDFFRSFGFVEIDGAPVPPAVYEQLLRSYDEGVAEFLALERVKPNTLGNTRMLLHLEPR
- a CDS encoding Ppx/GppA phosphatase family protein; translation: MTRVAAIDCGTNSIRLLIADFDGDRATDVSRRMEIVRLGQGVDATGRLAPEAIERTRAALSAYKSEIDEAGVTAVRMVATSATRDAANAADFHDMVLATLGSEPEVVSGEEEARLSFAGAVRGLDAEPPFLVVDIGGGSTEFVLGDNAGVSSAISVDIGCVRMTERHLHSDPPELDELAAATADIGKAVDHALTVVPGTQARTLVGLAGSVTTVTAIALGLTSYQSERIHRARVSKEEVALVTAGLAEMTHDQRAGIGVMHPGRVDVIVAGALILRTIMEKTGLSTVLASEHDILDGIALSLLR
- a CDS encoding dienelactone hydrolase family protein, with amino-acid sequence MGEKVSFGSGSEGYLALPDAGDGPAVLVIQEWWGLVSHITGLADRFAEAGFVALAPDFYHGENTTEPDEARRLLMQLALPQAAADIAGAAAYLRELPQVTGGVGVVGFCAGGSLALWSATVAPEQIAAVTAFYPGGYTEKLAPRWSAYADKPVLIHCAAEDGTSAAPHIQAAVKGIEEAGGTATVYDYPGTDHAFFNDDRPEHYHREAATLSWARTLDFFRSTL
- a CDS encoding DUF501 domain-containing protein, with the protein product MDRDLVPLPVRTPATAEDLDVVGRQLGRPPRGTRAVAHRCPCGNPDVVETTPRLDDGTPFPTLYYLTCPRAVAACSRLESEGLMKDQQARLAIDPELASAYLRAHEDYLAKREAIMHVDEIAGVSAGGMPSRVKCLHVQLGHALAAGPGVNPMGDEVIETIEPWWSGGPCV
- a CDS encoding MFS transporter, with the translated sequence MSALTPLRHAPFRYLLLGRTSSMLGNSVAPMALAFAVLDLTGSVRDLGFVVAARSLTNVVFILFGGVLADRLPRRLVMIGSNTLAALTQGVVAILLFTHSATFGLLMALAALNGLVAAFSFPAMSAIAGQVVPDEIRQQSNALIRLSVNVVGIGGAAVGGLLVAAFGSGWSIAIDAASFALAGVFFAFIRVPSVRAASTGERASTLHELRVGWREFVARPWLWAVVAGFCVLNMMLSAGLSVLGPSVADEHFGRTAWGLIVAAELAGLALGGLIALRLKVRRFLLVGVIAMAPVVPVLLGLGLTPYAPLLIGLNLLAGIGIEIFGVSWETSMQRHVPADLLARVYSWDMLGSIVAVPIGQAVAGPVAAAVGTPAALVGAGVLSLVAVLGMVLVPAVRNLDNTPAPAAEPLVEPASV
- a CDS encoding FtsB family cell division protein, translated to MTQRRTPSGQGPARRSGARITRSGRSAARPATARRTVSAGAAARTTAKGQRRLTGRAVILLVVLVALALAYVYPLRVYFGQQDEISALQADQARQRAHIAELEQTRQKWDDPEYVRIQARRRLFYVRPGEVPLVPIWAPEWAAREAGVQPEPAENSDRPWYETLWGSVGAAGSKTE
- a CDS encoding DUF4129 domain-containing protein, which encodes MNVLRRFWPLTAAVALLVIAGFAAATGSLPLRPAPLQGEPVNEPPPTWDPHLASQEPPRTPGTAAQRIEVSPALILAVQAICLLLVVAIVVLLVVLMIRGVAQRRVGFDAPGVRPTQRQTTEELLAAVDQGLVELDDDGDPRRAVIACWVRLERAAEAAGVPRKPGDTSTDLVVRLLDSRAINRTVLNDFAAVYREARYSPHPVTTATRDDARAALRLLRDELGAERPA
- a CDS encoding uracil-DNA glycosylase, with amino-acid sequence MTAADLAVLDEQVTHCRACPRLVEWREKVAREKRAAFRDQTYWGRPVPGFGPSDARILILGLAPAAHGANRTGRMFTGDRSGEVLYAALYRAGLATKPVSLSADDDLRLVKTRITAPVKCAPPANKPETSERDNCAHWLHREIRDLPELRVVVTLGAFGWAAWWQAQEPVYGVRPPSPRPRFGHGAVHRTPGQPVVLGCYHVSQQNTFTGRLTPAMLDDVFRQARSLAGEESRG